TGAGGTTTAAATGTCAGTCATACGAAAAAGAGGGTCAGTTCTTGAATCCGATGCAATCAATTTAACACCCTTGATTGATGCGGTTTTTCTTTTGCTGATTTTCTTTATGGTTACAACGGTATTCAAGAACCCTGCTCAGTTAAAACTCACACTGCCAGATGCATCATATCCGTCAAAACTCGATAAAAAACAGCTTGTTGCCGAAATGGATTCCGAAGGCAATATCGCTATCAATGGTGTTAATGTCACTTTTGATTCTTTTGAAGCGTATTTAGCTCAGGAAAAACATAAGTCAGGTAATAACACCTTATTGATCCGCGCTGATATCAACACGCGGCACGGTGATGTTCTGAAACTTATGAAAATGGCGCGAGCTCAGCAGATTGAAACAATTGCTATGGCAGTTAATGATTTAAATGATCAGGAAGAAACGAAGAAGTAAATATTTAAATTTTTTTGCAATTGATAAGTTTAGGAGATCATTCATGGCGGAAAAGTATCAATCATCAAGATTTAAAGGTCCGTCAGATGCTATCGATCTGGAAAGACTGGAGAAAGAAACTCAGAAGCTTTTTTTTCTTGGCCTTCTTGTTGCAATCTCTCTCCATGCTGCTGTCGGTTCATACTTCATGTTTAAAAAGACTGAAGTGAAGGTTGTCAGACCTGCGACAATGGAACTAGTGATCAGACGTCCGAGGATGACGAAAGCATTTGAGTTCAAGAAAAAAAGAGTTAAAACTCGAACCATGGAACGCAAAAAAGTTGTTGAGAGGAAACCGACCGCTGATATTCAGACAAAATCGATATCAACCGTCGATCTCATGGGTAATGTAGCGTCGTTTGAATATTCTAACGAGATGAAGACTGACTTGGATTCCGAGGTTTTCATTCCTGAAGGTATCGATATTGAAATGACATCGACCCGTGAACCGGAAAAACAGATATCGATGAAAGAAGAAATGATCTCCCTCGAGGACCTGGATACTGGCCAGTATAAGGCTATGGTTATTCAGGATCCCAACAACAAACAGAGCATCAAAGGTTTCGTGTATATTTCCACCGCATGGGGTGCACAATTAAAACCGCCTGACAAGTTGAAACGAGCGGTTATCAATCTTGTTGAAGCAGTGAACCGCTATACGAACATCAATGCGAAGGTTGATAGTCATTTATATCTCGATTCACGTAAGATTTTCGACACCCCGTTTGTTTACGTCGTTTCAGACAAAGCTTATGAATTAACTGAAATCGAACGTAAAAATTTTGGTAGTTATTTACGGAAAGGTGGATTTGCAGTCGTTGATAACGGGACTCCGGAATACGAGTTCGGGCAGGCGGAAGCTTCACTTCGGCAGATGATGAAAGATTCGTTGGGCGCCGATGCACAGTTTCTCCCGATTCCGAATGAACATCCGCTGTATCATTGTTTCTTTGATTTTAATGACGGCCCTCCACAGGGATCAGAGATAGAGATGGTGCAGACTACTACAACCGGGGCACAAGGTGAAACAGCCCGAAATTCATCGATGGCGAAAGCGGTTCACTATCTTGAGGGAATATGGCTTGATGAACGGCTTGTGGCAATTTATTCTGACAAGGGATATGCAAAGAAATGGAAAGAATTGTCAAATAATGAACCACAGCTCAAGATAGGTGTGAATTTTGTGGTATTCGCTTTAACACAGGCTGGTGGAATAGCACAGCAGAAAATGGATTTCTTCTCCGCTGTTCAATAGAATTGTAAACTGTTAATGTGAGGTGGAAAGAAAATGACAATAGCCGTAAAACGAAAAATTATTGTATCGTTGATACTGGCGTTGCCGTTTCTTCTGGCAGTGAGTTGTTTTTTATACCCTCCAGAAATACGCTACAGCTCGTATCTTGTACCCAATATGGAAAGCAATGATCCGGCGTACTCCATTGAAAAGGATACAGGTGGTGTTGTTTATGACCTCGGCGGTTCCAGTATTGTCGTTAAGTATATGACGGATGCGGAACTGAATGAGTTGTTCCCCGAAGAATCAGCTCATGGTTTATATTCCACAAATCCGTATTCGTATGGAAACTGGATCGATCCGGATCTCGGGTATACTCCGAACCGTTTCACGGTATTCGGCGTTACCATTGTTAACAGAACGTTTGCAAAAATGAGACTCGATCCTGTTGAAGCCGTTCTTATTACCGATTTGGGTGAAACGTTCCATTCCTATACGGTAAGTATTGCTGCCGCCCGGTATGGAAATAGTTTCGAGAACTATTTTAAGTCGATTCTCGGACAGTCGGGAAATGAGTTCTACCGTTATGAGATGCGCCTCGGTATGGTTCGCGGTAAAAATTATGGTTTGGACGAAATCATATTCCGTGGAGACAGCTATACCGGACTCATCGCATTTGATCCGTTACGTCCCGAAGTTAAAAAATGCAGACTTGATCTCCATGATGTCGTCTACCGTTTCGACGCGTTTAACAGGCCTGCCGATGTTGTCGATGTTTCGTTCAACCTTGACAGGAAAGTTGACAAAGTCGTTGTAACACGTGAAATGAAGCAGAAAGAGCTTGAGCGTGAAAAAGTACGTATCAGAATGACAGGTCCTCAGCAGCTCGTCGGGAACCGTGTCAATGACAGTTCCAGGAACGCTCGAGCAATTGATAAAGCCCTTGAGGATAACGTCTCTCCGATGGAAACCTGTTTTCTTACACGGTACAGACGAGGTGAAGTCAATCCTGGTCAGATGATGTTATCGTTCACTATAGACCCAAGCGGCAGGGTAACATCGCAGAATGTTCTTGAAGTAACGGGTATCAACAGTGAGAATTTCATGAATTGTATTCTCGATGTTATTAAAACATTGAAATTTGATACGATTCAGGATATGCCGAATGAGGGTACTAACATTGTAAAGGGACCTGCCAAACCAGTCAATGTAACTTACCCGCTTACATTCTCGGTGTATGTTGAAGAATAAATAGTCCGTATACATCGAAAAACAACGTCTGTTGAAAAAAGAGGGCATTTCCATATGCCCTCTTTTTTATCGGGCGGAAGATAATGACTTCGATAAAAATCGATGTGAAAATCAGATTTGGTCTAAAATATTATTGCCTTTGAAATAATAATTAAGTATATTAAAAGACTGTGTTATTATTAACGGATACAGGTTTTGTTTCACAGGGATTTAAATGTTCAACGACCTTACAGAGAAGCTTGAGTCGATTTTCAGGTCTCTTCGGGGACAGGGAAAGCTCACTGAAAAGAACATCGGGGATGCTCTTCGTGATATTCGTCGGGCGTTGCTCGAAGCGGATGTAAATTTCAAGGTCGCCAAGCATTTCATTCAGATCGTCGAATCAAAAGCCATGGGGAGAGAGGTTCTCGAAAGCATCACCCCGGGACAGATGGTCGTTAAAATTGTTCATGATGAGCTTGTTACACTTCTTGGAGGACAGGCGGTTCATCTGACAATAAAAGGTCCCCGTGAAATTATCATGGTCTGTGGTCTTCAGGGTTCCGGAAAAACCACAACCGTGGCGAAACTGTCGAATTATTTCCGCAGTCATGGACGTAAACCGCTTGTTGCAAGTGTTGACGTTCACAGACCCGCCGCTATTGATCAGTTGCGCGTTCTTGCAAGGAATAATTCGATAATGTTCTTTGAAAATGACAGTACCGATCCTGTCGCGATTACATCCGGCGCAGTGGATGCATTGAATACATCCGGCGCTGATCTGTTGATTTTGGACACCGCCGGCCGTCTCCATGTTGATAACGAGATGATGGAAGAGCTTTCCGGTGTACGGAATGTATTAAATCCGCAGCATACGTTATTTGTTGCCGATGGAATGACAGGACAGGATGCGGTGAATGCCGTGGAAGGTTTCATCCGTTATATAGAGTTTGACGGAGTGATTCTTACCAAGCTGGACAGCGATGCACGCGGCGGCGCCGCACTTTCGATCCGTCATGTCACCGGGAAACCGATTCTTTTTGTTGGAACAGGCGAACGGATTGATGCATTCGAGGTATTTTACCCGGAGCGGTATGCATCACGAATTCTCGGGATGGGAGACATTGTCTCGCTTGTGGAAAAGGCGCAGACGTTCGTTGATGAG
The bacterium genome window above contains:
- a CDS encoding biopolymer transporter ExbD, which gives rise to MSVIRKRGSVLESDAINLTPLIDAVFLLLIFFMVTTVFKNPAQLKLTLPDASYPSKLDKKQLVAEMDSEGNIAINGVNVTFDSFEAYLAQEKHKSGNNTLLIRADINTRHGDVLKLMKMARAQQIETIAMAVNDLNDQEETKK
- a CDS encoding DUF4159 domain-containing protein; protein product: MAEKYQSSRFKGPSDAIDLERLEKETQKLFFLGLLVAISLHAAVGSYFMFKKTEVKVVRPATMELVIRRPRMTKAFEFKKKRVKTRTMERKKVVERKPTADIQTKSISTVDLMGNVASFEYSNEMKTDLDSEVFIPEGIDIEMTSTREPEKQISMKEEMISLEDLDTGQYKAMVIQDPNNKQSIKGFVYISTAWGAQLKPPDKLKRAVINLVEAVNRYTNINAKVDSHLYLDSRKIFDTPFVYVVSDKAYELTEIERKNFGSYLRKGGFAVVDNGTPEYEFGQAEASLRQMMKDSLGADAQFLPIPNEHPLYHCFFDFNDGPPQGSEIEMVQTTTTGAQGETARNSSMAKAVHYLEGIWLDERLVAIYSDKGYAKKWKELSNNEPQLKIGVNFVVFALTQAGGIAQQKMDFFSAVQ
- a CDS encoding AgmX/PglI C-terminal domain-containing protein, with translation MTIAVKRKIIVSLILALPFLLAVSCFLYPPEIRYSSYLVPNMESNDPAYSIEKDTGGVVYDLGGSSIVVKYMTDAELNELFPEESAHGLYSTNPYSYGNWIDPDLGYTPNRFTVFGVTIVNRTFAKMRLDPVEAVLITDLGETFHSYTVSIAAARYGNSFENYFKSILGQSGNEFYRYEMRLGMVRGKNYGLDEIIFRGDSYTGLIAFDPLRPEVKKCRLDLHDVVYRFDAFNRPADVVDVSFNLDRKVDKVVVTREMKQKELEREKVRIRMTGPQQLVGNRVNDSSRNARAIDKALEDNVSPMETCFLTRYRRGEVNPGQMMLSFTIDPSGRVTSQNVLEVTGINSENFMNCILDVIKTLKFDTIQDMPNEGTNIVKGPAKPVNVTYPLTFSVYVEE
- the ffh gene encoding signal recognition particle protein, with protein sequence MFNDLTEKLESIFRSLRGQGKLTEKNIGDALRDIRRALLEADVNFKVAKHFIQIVESKAMGREVLESITPGQMVVKIVHDELVTLLGGQAVHLTIKGPREIIMVCGLQGSGKTTTVAKLSNYFRSHGRKPLVASVDVHRPAAIDQLRVLARNNSIMFFENDSTDPVAITSGAVDALNTSGADLLILDTAGRLHVDNEMMEELSGVRNVLNPQHTLFVADGMTGQDAVNAVEGFIRYIEFDGVILTKLDSDARGGAALSIRHVTGKPILFVGTGERIDAFEVFYPERYASRILGMGDIVSLVEKAQTFVDEKKALEIQEKIRTSGLTLDDFLDQLKQIQKMGPIDQLLGMIPGIGKMMKGIDLQGNELKRVEAIILSMTSEERKRPHIIDGSRRRRIALGSGTSLQDVNNLLKQFTSMQKMMKKMPHMGGRMKSPHGLRMPF